The region GAGCGGGCCGTCGTTCTGGCAAAGGGTAAGCTGATCAACCTCCAGGATATCGGCTTCGAAAAAACAAAAACCGCCGAAGTCATGCCCCTCACAGATATCAAAAAAGAAGCAGTGATCGAGGCGCTCAATCTCGCAAACTGGAATGTGACCAAGGCAGCAAAGATGCTGCACATAGGCCGTCGGAGCCTGCATAGATATATCAAGAAATTCAATATCGTGAACGACAGCACGTTTTCCATCGGCCGAAGTCAGAAATAAGGTACATACGCATTAATACAGGCAGCATCGAATAGACTTAAATCGATTGAGATCCAATCAAGACTTAAGTGGTCATCTAGAGGGTTGACAACATTCCAGAAATAGCCATAATAATTCCCTGGTATAAGTTGGAATCCTGACGCGGCGTTTTGCACGAGGTTGTTGTATTCTATCTCATCTTATTGGAGGATAATGTGAGAGTATTGCACGTTTACGAAGTAAAGACAACAGACGGTGCCAGGTATTGTGGCGAGATCGCCTACAAGGATGAAGAAAAACTGGTACTCCGTCTGAGACATAGATCCCCAGAACAAAAACTAAGGCTTTTCAAGAGCGGAATTATCTCAGTCAAGGAATTAGGCTGGCAAAAAGCATTTGCACTGAGATAAGGGGATTTATGGTAAAAACAGCAATAATAACAAAGAAGATATTGATTGAAAGGAGAGAACCATGAAGAAGCTGCTTATATGTATGCTAGGAGTATTCCTAACTGTGAGTATAGCCGTAGCAGTTGGCCCAGATGCCCCGCCACCTTCACCAGATGTCGGTCCGGATGCTCCACCTCCGTCGCCAACACTGGCTATAGGTCCAGATGCTCCACCTCCGTCACCAGACGTTGGTCCGGATGCTCCACCTCCGTCACCAACACTGGCCTAAGGAGCTAATGAGATGAAGATCTTACATCTTTATCAGGTAAAGATGCTGGATGGCTCGCAATACCGTGGCGAAATCGCTTACCGCGATGATGAGAAGATCGTGCTGAAGCTCAGGCACCGGTCTCCGGAGCAGAAGCTCCGTCTGTTCAAAAACAGCATTGCGTCGGTAAGAGAAGTAGGCTGGCACAAAGCGTACGCTCTAAGATAGAAGATCTGTAAGTCTGACAAAAAGGAGCGACAAGCGAGCATAGAGAAGTTAGGTATTTGTTAGTACGAAAAAGGATTTATATATAAGGAATTCAGAGGTACAGGGATAATTCGAGCTTTTGAGAATTAGGTGGTATAAGTGTGCCATTTTGGCACACTAGACTTAATCCAGCCCCTGTATTTATTTATCCTGCGGGATACCCCCATATTTGTGCCATTATGGCACACTATTGAGACTTAAACTTCACTTCCATTCACTAAGATATTTCGATATTTAACAACAAAAACCCCTGGCACGGATATTGCTATTTAAACGAGTGGTGAAAAAATGATAATCATAATAGCGGCCATAATCCTCCAAATCACAGCAGCCATCCTCGCGCTGAGGCAAATGGGCGGGAAATCAGCGTATGGCTGGGCCTTCATTGCTTTACCTCTATTGTTCATGGGTACTGTGAGGGCGATCGATCTGGCCGGCTATTCAATAGGAATTAACATGGAAATCCTGACCCTATTGGTCGGCGGATCAATGTTCTTAGGGCTGGTGTTCATATCCAGGGTTTTCCGTGCTTATCAACAGAATTTAAATCTTTTCAAGTCAATACAGGATATTGACCGTGTAATGCTCTCAAGCCTTAGCTACAACGGCGTCATCAATGCCATTATCGACAAAATCAACCAGACATTGAGACCTGATGCCGTTGGCATATATAAATATGATAAGCAGGGGCGCAAACTCAATGTCCTCAAAACGCACAACCTCAGCCGCGAATTCCAGGCGAAAGTCACCGGCGACGGTAATGAATTCATCAAATCGGTTATCGAAAACAGACGAACCCTGATAATCGACAAATTCGCCGATGACGAAGACGCCGGAGTTCTTTCTTTATTAAGACGCGAAGGGTTCACGAGCTACCTCGGCACGCCGATCGTTTCCAAAGGCGGCGCGCCCATTGGCGCCATGGCCTTATATCTGAAGAAGCCGAAGAGGTATTCTGATAATGATATCGACTTCGTCAAAACAATGGGCAGCCAGATAGCAATCGCGCTGGACCGTGAGCAATTCATCGACCGCATCCACGAGATGAATTTCGAGTCGGTCTATTCTCTGGTCCAGGCGATCGAAATGCGTGACCCGTACACGAGAGGCCACTCCCTCCAAGTGGCAAAACTCGCTTCAGCAATTGCCGAGGCTATCGGATTTACAGGCCGCGATCTGGAATTGGTCAAATTTGCCGGCTTACTCCATGATGTAGGCAAGATCGCGGTACCTGAATGCATTCTGCAAAAACCAAGTTTCTTGACCAGCGACGAGTGGAAAGTCATCAAGCTACACCCGAAGCAGAGTGCAACAATAATAGACCCCATCAAGGGGCTCCGCCAGATCCGGGACTGGGTCTTATACCACCATGAGCGTTGGGATGGTAGGGGTTATCCCAAAAACATCAGGGGCGACAGGATTCCCATCCAGTCCCGGATACTTTCAGTATGCGATACTTTCTCGGCAATGACCGAAGACCGTCCATACAGAAAACGGCTCAGCGACGAGGAAGCACGCACCGAAATCAGAAAAGTCTCGGGCAGCCAGCTCGACG is a window of candidate division WOR-3 bacterium DNA encoding:
- a CDS encoding HD domain-containing protein; this encodes MIIIIAAIILQITAAILALRQMGGKSAYGWAFIALPLLFMGTVRAIDLAGYSIGINMEILTLLVGGSMFLGLVFISRVFRAYQQNLNLFKSIQDIDRVMLSSLSYNGVINAIIDKINQTLRPDAVGIYKYDKQGRKLNVLKTHNLSREFQAKVTGDGNEFIKSVIENRRTLIIDKFADDEDAGVLSLLRREGFTSYLGTPIVSKGGAPIGAMALYLKKPKRYSDNDIDFVKTMGSQIAIALDREQFIDRIHEMNFESVYSLVQAIEMRDPYTRGHSLQVAKLASAIAEAIGFTGRDLELVKFAGLLHDVGKIAVPECILQKPSFLTSDEWKVIKLHPKQSATIIDPIKGLRQIRDWVLYHHERWDGRGYPKNIRGDRIPIQSRILSVCDTFSAMTEDRPYRKRLSDEEARTEIRKVSGSQLDAKIANIFLDLGVNGHNGNFINTFSRDTLLGDLESDSAKNGNSFSQTVLNLQKT